The following proteins are co-located in the Streptomyces bottropensis ATCC 25435 genome:
- a CDS encoding carbohydrate ABC transporter permease: protein MTTLSPPTGEPGVVASHDPRPGEPSGRRRLSRALRLGPTADAGGAALYRRWWLPWLWMSPAIIGITVFGLYPFLNTLLLSFTNARPLGGAASFVGLDNYTRMLGDSDFWLATRNSVLYALIVVPLMVLLPLMLAVLVEKNLPGIGFFRSAFYTPVLASSVVVGLSWQWLLSDQGLVNTWLQKAHIIRSAIPFLSDSWLILLCAMGLTLWKGLGWYMIFYLAALGNVPKELHEAAAVDGAGAIRRFWHVTMPGVRTSMMLVGTLTGIGSLRVFTEIYMLGGATGGPGGADRTLPFYIRDVALDPLTGNAGYGSAVSVALFVLTLGLTLLAQRLTKEEES, encoded by the coding sequence ATGACCACCCTCTCTCCCCCCACCGGGGAACCGGGGGTCGTGGCCTCCCACGACCCCCGGCCCGGAGAACCGAGCGGCCGACGCCGCCTGTCGCGGGCCCTCAGGCTGGGCCCCACCGCCGACGCGGGCGGCGCCGCGCTGTACCGCCGCTGGTGGCTGCCGTGGCTGTGGATGTCACCGGCGATCATCGGCATCACCGTCTTCGGTCTGTACCCGTTCCTGAACACGCTCCTGCTGTCGTTCACGAACGCCAGACCGCTCGGCGGCGCCGCCTCGTTCGTGGGCCTGGACAACTACACGCGGATGCTGGGCGACTCCGACTTCTGGCTCGCCACCCGCAACAGCGTGCTGTACGCGCTGATCGTCGTCCCGCTCATGGTGCTGCTCCCGCTGATGCTGGCCGTACTGGTGGAGAAGAACCTGCCCGGCATCGGCTTCTTCCGCTCCGCCTTCTACACCCCGGTCCTCGCCTCCAGCGTGGTCGTCGGACTGAGCTGGCAGTGGCTGCTCAGCGACCAGGGCCTGGTCAACACCTGGCTGCAGAAGGCCCACATCATCCGGTCGGCGATCCCGTTCCTGTCCGACTCCTGGCTGATCCTGCTGTGCGCGATGGGGCTCACGCTGTGGAAGGGCCTCGGCTGGTACATGATCTTCTACCTGGCCGCCCTGGGGAACGTCCCGAAGGAACTGCACGAGGCCGCCGCCGTGGACGGCGCGGGCGCGATCCGCCGCTTCTGGCACGTCACCATGCCCGGCGTGCGCACCTCGATGATGCTGGTCGGCACCCTCACCGGCATCGGCTCGCTGCGGGTGTTCACCGAGATCTACATGCTCGGCGGCGCGACCGGCGGTCCCGGCGGCGCCGACCGCACCCTCCCCTTCTACATCCGGGACGTCGCCCTCGACCCGCTCACCGGCAACGCCGGCTACGGCTCGGCGGTCAGCGTCGCCCTCTTCGTCCTCACCCTCGGCCTGACCCTGCTCGCACAGCGCCTGACGAAGGAGGAGGAGTCATGA
- a CDS encoding extracellular solute-binding protein, with translation MRARRLTGCVVGVVALTLTAAGCGLSGGGSDSGDATAGGCKVDKGNVGSGKLTGDVKGTITFQTTNLKKDFGDYFNGVIKAFEKAHPDTTVKWVDDPGDATFTQRLVADAQGCTLPDVVNINVNTAIALTRNGYLLDLDKKAPDAGEPFVPNLWKSSRYADSTGTKVHSVLPWYSGGIVQTFNTELMRKAGLDPAEPPTTVLGLFEDAQKIAEVSDGKYYAFLANPQLRIPADWQQMGIKILSPDGKKFTFADDPRTVRWVEAMTRLYKAGGMPRDSLSSTQDPANVYGQGKLVYGPTNPNFLRFIQQNNPSVYKKTGVARFMLDDLGHTVGAPQYIGVASTGKNAATALSFARFLTDARNQLEWAKDPNVVIFPSTTASLDDPFFQSVEGDDPFAEARKIVASDRKTSTADEIALTPGELNAITAQIQLAMQGKKSAQDALDEAQHKADELIEQGS, from the coding sequence ATGCGCGCGAGAAGACTGACCGGATGCGTGGTGGGCGTCGTCGCCCTCACCCTCACCGCCGCCGGCTGCGGCCTGTCGGGCGGCGGCTCCGACAGCGGGGACGCCACCGCCGGCGGCTGCAAGGTGGACAAGGGCAACGTCGGCTCCGGCAAGCTCACCGGGGACGTCAAGGGCACGATCACCTTCCAGACGACGAACCTGAAGAAGGACTTCGGCGACTACTTCAACGGCGTCATCAAGGCCTTCGAGAAGGCCCACCCGGACACCACCGTGAAGTGGGTCGACGACCCGGGCGACGCCACGTTCACCCAGCGCCTGGTCGCGGACGCGCAGGGCTGCACGCTGCCGGACGTGGTGAACATCAACGTGAACACGGCGATCGCGCTCACCAGGAACGGCTACCTGCTCGACCTGGACAAGAAGGCCCCGGACGCCGGCGAGCCGTTCGTGCCCAACCTGTGGAAGTCGAGCAGGTACGCCGACTCCACGGGGACGAAGGTGCACAGCGTCCTGCCCTGGTACTCCGGCGGCATCGTGCAGACCTTCAACACCGAGCTGATGAGGAAGGCGGGCCTCGATCCGGCCGAACCTCCGACGACCGTGCTCGGTCTGTTCGAGGACGCCCAGAAGATCGCCGAGGTCTCGGACGGCAAGTACTACGCGTTCCTCGCCAACCCGCAGCTGCGCATCCCGGCCGACTGGCAGCAGATGGGCATCAAGATCCTGTCCCCCGACGGCAAGAAGTTCACCTTCGCCGACGACCCGAGGACCGTGCGGTGGGTCGAGGCCATGACCAGGCTCTACAAGGCCGGCGGCATGCCCCGGGACTCCCTGTCCTCCACCCAGGACCCGGCCAACGTCTACGGCCAGGGCAAGCTGGTCTACGGCCCGACGAACCCCAACTTCCTGCGCTTCATCCAGCAGAACAACCCCAGCGTCTACAAGAAGACCGGTGTCGCCCGCTTCATGCTGGACGACCTGGGCCACACCGTCGGCGCCCCGCAGTACATCGGCGTCGCGTCCACCGGCAAGAACGCGGCGACCGCGCTGTCCTTCGCGCGGTTCTTGACCGATGCGCGGAACCAGCTGGAGTGGGCCAAGGACCCCAACGTCGTCATCTTCCCCTCCACCACCGCCTCCCTGGACGACCCGTTCTTCCAGTCGGTCGAGGGCGACGACCCGTTCGCCGAGGCCCGCAAGATCGTCGCGAGTGACCGCAAGACCTCCACCGCCGACGAGATCGCCCTCACCCCCGGTGAGCTGAACGCCATCACGGCCCAGATACAGCTGGCCATGCAGGGCAAGAAGAGCGCCCAGGACGCCCTCGACGAGGCCCAGCACAAGGCCGACGAGCTGATCGAGCAGGGCAGCTGA
- a CDS encoding N-acetylglucosamine kinase translates to MFVVGLDAGGTRTRAVLAGLGDGRVRGEGTAGPGNALTVPGPVLADHLAEAVARAVPAALRERVVAVAGGFAGAGHRAQGAQEPGRTRAGAALSAALGRLGITTATVGVHSDIETTFAAAPGHPADGLVLVAGTGAVAARIAGRVPTATSGGDGWLLGDDGGGFWIGREAVRAALRAADGRGAATALVLSVGRDLGLPAEVLPPGSYGTADDTVPWSAELRTAYRARLLPAVMDRSPVRLADHAPGVVRTADDGDAVAARILREAAHHLAETVAALTPHPGEPLVATGGLLAPHGPLLPPLTERLTPHGLVVTPVSDGSPGAVALARLAHASGA, encoded by the coding sequence ATGTTCGTGGTGGGCCTCGACGCCGGCGGCACCCGCACCCGTGCCGTCCTCGCCGGCCTGGGTGACGGGCGGGTCCGGGGCGAGGGCACCGCCGGGCCCGGCAACGCGCTCACCGTGCCCGGGCCGGTCCTCGCCGACCATCTCGCCGAGGCCGTCGCGCGGGCCGTGCCCGCCGCGCTGCGGGAGCGCGTGGTGGCGGTGGCCGGCGGTTTCGCGGGGGCCGGCCACCGGGCCCAGGGCGCCCAGGAGCCCGGCCGGACGCGGGCCGGGGCCGCCCTGTCCGCCGCGCTCGGCCGGCTCGGCATCACCACCGCCACGGTCGGCGTCCACAGCGACATCGAGACGACGTTCGCCGCGGCCCCCGGTCACCCCGCCGACGGGCTGGTCCTGGTGGCCGGCACCGGCGCGGTCGCGGCCCGGATCGCCGGACGGGTGCCGACCGCGACCTCCGGCGGCGACGGCTGGCTCCTCGGGGACGACGGCGGGGGCTTCTGGATCGGCCGCGAGGCCGTACGGGCCGCCCTGCGCGCGGCCGACGGCCGCGGCGCGGCCACCGCCCTCGTCCTCTCCGTCGGCCGGGACCTCGGACTGCCCGCGGAGGTCCTGCCCCCGGGGAGCTACGGAACCGCCGACGACACCGTCCCATGGAGCGCGGAGCTGCGCACGGCCTACCGCGCCCGGCTGCTGCCCGCCGTCATGGACCGCTCACCCGTCCGTCTGGCCGACCACGCGCCCGGGGTGGTGCGGACCGCCGACGACGGGGACGCCGTGGCGGCGCGCATCCTCCGGGAGGCCGCCCACCACCTGGCCGAGACCGTCGCCGCCCTGACCCCCCACCCGGGCGAACCCCTGGTCGCCACCGGCGGTCTCCTCGCTCCGCACGGCCCCCTGCTCCCTCCACTGACCGAACGCCTGACTCCGCACGGGCTCGTCGTCACCCCGGTCTCGGACGGTTCCCCGGGCGCGGTCGCCCTGGCCCGCCTCGCCCACGCCTCCGGCGCCTGA
- a CDS encoding carbohydrate ABC transporter permease has product MTTAVTSVEPAAGRRRRLMPRWRDYGRPRELIVRYLLLLFVLGITVGPLLWQLLSSLKGVGEDVFGADASLFPRDPTLRAYREVFDQVPVWTYIRNSMVIVALSVTSQLVFSTLAGYMLSKPSWKGRKLVWVLLMASMMFPFESIMVSLFLSVRDLGLVDNLAGVWLPGFVAAINVLIMRAAFLAVPREIEDAAMLDGAGEWKRFRYLYLPSAWGAILVVTINTFISAWDDFLWPLIVLRTEDHFTLTLGLARLQSSSFGYDQRMVMAGSVISVVPVLVLFVITQRWFYKGVSSGAVKL; this is encoded by the coding sequence ATGACGACGGCCGTGACGTCCGTGGAACCCGCTGCGGGGCGACGACGGCGCCTGATGCCGCGGTGGCGGGACTACGGCCGGCCGCGCGAACTGATCGTCCGCTACCTGCTGTTGCTGTTCGTCCTCGGCATCACCGTCGGTCCGCTGCTGTGGCAGCTGCTGTCGTCGCTGAAGGGCGTCGGCGAGGACGTGTTCGGCGCCGACGCCTCCCTCTTCCCACGCGACCCGACCCTGCGCGCCTACCGCGAGGTGTTCGACCAGGTCCCGGTGTGGACGTACATCCGCAACAGCATGGTGATCGTCGCACTGTCCGTCACCAGCCAGCTCGTCTTCTCCACGCTCGCCGGTTACATGCTCTCCAAGCCCAGCTGGAAGGGCCGCAAGCTGGTGTGGGTGCTGCTGATGGCGTCCATGATGTTCCCCTTCGAGTCGATCATGGTCTCGCTGTTCCTCAGCGTCCGCGACCTCGGCCTCGTCGACAACCTGGCGGGCGTCTGGCTGCCCGGCTTCGTCGCCGCCATCAACGTCCTGATCATGCGGGCCGCGTTCCTCGCCGTGCCGCGCGAGATCGAGGACGCGGCGATGCTGGACGGGGCGGGCGAGTGGAAGCGCTTCCGGTATCTGTATCTGCCGTCCGCGTGGGGCGCGATCCTCGTCGTCACCATCAACACCTTCATCAGCGCCTGGGACGACTTCCTGTGGCCGCTGATCGTGCTGCGCACCGAGGACCACTTCACGCTGACCCTGGGCCTCGCCCGGCTGCAGTCCTCGTCCTTCGGCTACGACCAGCGGATGGTCATGGCGGGCTCGGTGATCTCCGTGGTCCCGGTGCTGGTGCTGTTCGTGATCACGCAACGGTGGTTCTACAAGGGGGTGTCCTCGGGAGCCGTCAAACTCTGA
- a CDS encoding glycoside hydrolase family 3 N-terminal domain-containing protein — protein MPPQDPSVAPAVTPARPRYLDPAASLDIRVADLLSRMTRREKVGQLNQRMYGWDAYRRTPGGGFELTDALHAETERFAGLGALYGLMRADAWSGVGHGHGPGADDSADLADLVQRHVLERSRLRIPALFVEEVPHGHMALDGTVLPVNLAVGATWDPGLYERAAAHAAAELRGRGGHLALVSALDIARDPRWGRTEECFGEDPHLAARLTAALVRGMQGTPDAEGPFAADRAPVVLKHFAGQGATVGGRNSAESDVGPRELHDIHLPAARAGIRAGAAAVMAAYNEVDGLPCSGNRALLTGLLRDRWGFGGLVMADGLAVDRLARITGDKVSAGALALDAGIDLSLWDEGFTHLAEAVERGLVGEAALDAAVARVLRLKFRLGLFENPWTRRAPIPAHSGRALSTDLARACVTLLHNHAHTLPVSPSVRRIAVLGPHAATTAHQLGDYTAPQRPGTGVSVLGALRRLAPPGMLVRHARGAALTGADRAGIPAATTEAAAADLAVLVLGGSSARTPDTEFDANGAARAVVSEMTCGEGVDLAGLRLGEAQYALLDAVVATGTPTAVVLIQGRPHVVPETAGALLTAWYPGPWGGEAIAEVLLGIAEPAGRLPVSLPRSAARLPVHYNHKDTEYGGYADGSAEPLHSFGHGLSYTSFAYGTPRLAGAGVEVDVTNTGGRHGRTVVQVYLRRLITPVWPRTLELCAFEGVGLAPGERRTVSLPFEAPARTGAVEVRVAESARAALTIEPLVLDLGGRPQSLTAPEDTPL, from the coding sequence ATGCCCCCGCAGGACCCGTCGGTCGCCCCGGCCGTCACCCCCGCGCGGCCCCGCTACCTCGACCCCGCCGCCTCGCTCGACATCCGCGTCGCCGACCTTCTCTCCCGTATGACCCGGCGGGAGAAGGTCGGTCAGCTCAATCAGCGGATGTACGGCTGGGACGCCTACCGGCGCACCCCGGGCGGGGGCTTCGAGCTCACCGACGCCCTGCACGCGGAGACCGAGCGGTTCGCCGGGCTCGGCGCGCTCTACGGGCTGATGCGCGCCGACGCCTGGTCCGGGGTCGGTCACGGGCACGGGCCCGGGGCCGACGACAGCGCCGACCTCGCCGACCTGGTCCAGCGACACGTGCTGGAACGCAGCCGCCTGCGCATCCCCGCCCTGTTCGTCGAGGAGGTCCCGCACGGTCACATGGCCCTCGACGGCACGGTCCTCCCCGTCAATCTGGCCGTCGGCGCCACCTGGGACCCCGGCCTGTACGAGCGGGCCGCCGCCCACGCCGCCGCCGAACTCCGTGGCCGGGGCGGCCACCTGGCCCTCGTCTCCGCGCTGGACATCGCCCGGGACCCGCGCTGGGGCCGTACCGAGGAGTGCTTCGGCGAGGACCCCCACCTCGCGGCGCGTCTCACCGCGGCGCTGGTGCGGGGCATGCAGGGCACCCCGGACGCGGAGGGGCCCTTCGCCGCCGACCGTGCTCCCGTCGTCCTCAAGCACTTCGCCGGCCAGGGCGCCACCGTCGGCGGCCGCAACTCCGCCGAGTCCGACGTCGGCCCGCGTGAACTGCACGACATCCACCTCCCCGCCGCCCGCGCCGGAATCCGCGCCGGCGCGGCCGCCGTGATGGCCGCCTACAACGAGGTCGACGGTCTGCCCTGCTCGGGCAACCGCGCCCTCCTCACCGGGCTGCTCCGCGACCGCTGGGGCTTCGGGGGCCTGGTCATGGCGGACGGACTGGCCGTGGACCGCCTCGCCCGCATCACCGGCGACAAGGTCTCCGCGGGCGCTCTCGCCCTCGACGCAGGGATCGACCTCAGCCTCTGGGACGAGGGCTTCACCCACCTGGCGGAGGCCGTGGAACGGGGCCTGGTGGGCGAGGCCGCCCTGGACGCCGCCGTCGCCCGCGTCCTGCGCCTGAAGTTCCGCCTCGGCCTGTTCGAGAACCCCTGGACCCGCCGCGCCCCGATCCCCGCGCACTCCGGGCGCGCCCTCAGCACCGACCTGGCCCGGGCCTGCGTCACCCTCCTCCACAACCACGCGCACACCCTGCCCGTCAGTCCCTCGGTACGCCGTATCGCCGTGCTCGGCCCGCACGCCGCGACCACCGCCCACCAACTCGGCGACTACACCGCCCCGCAGCGCCCCGGCACCGGCGTGAGCGTCCTCGGCGCCCTGCGCCGCCTCGCCCCGCCCGGCATGCTCGTGCGCCACGCGCGGGGCGCGGCCCTCACCGGCGCCGACCGCGCCGGCATCCCGGCCGCGACCACCGAGGCCGCCGCGGCCGACCTGGCCGTACTCGTGCTGGGCGGCAGCAGCGCCCGCACACCGGACACGGAGTTCGACGCCAACGGGGCCGCGCGGGCCGTCGTGTCCGAGATGACCTGCGGAGAGGGCGTCGACCTCGCCGGACTACGGCTCGGGGAGGCCCAGTACGCGCTGCTGGACGCGGTCGTCGCGACGGGCACGCCGACCGCGGTGGTCCTGATCCAGGGGCGCCCGCACGTGGTGCCCGAGACGGCGGGCGCGCTGCTCACCGCCTGGTACCCGGGCCCGTGGGGCGGCGAGGCGATCGCCGAGGTACTGCTCGGAATCGCCGAACCCGCCGGTCGTCTGCCGGTCTCCCTGCCCCGCTCGGCGGCCCGGCTCCCGGTCCACTACAACCACAAGGACACCGAGTACGGCGGCTACGCGGACGGTAGCGCCGAGCCGCTCCACTCCTTCGGGCACGGCCTGTCGTACACGAGCTTCGCGTACGGCACACCACGCCTCGCGGGGGCCGGCGTCGAGGTCGACGTCACCAACACGGGGGGTCGGCACGGGCGTACGGTCGTCCAGGTCTATCTCCGGCGGCTGATCACCCCCGTATGGCCGCGCACCCTCGAACTGTGCGCGTTCGAGGGTGTCGGCCTGGCCCCGGGCGAGCGCCGTACGGTGTCGCTGCCCTTCGAGGCGCCCGCGCGGACCGGTGCCGTCGAGGTCCGCGTCGCCGAGTCGGCGCGGGCGGCGCTCACCATCGAACCGCTGGTCCTGGACCTGGGAGGGCGGCCTCAGAGTTTGACGGCTCCCGAGGACACCCCCTTGTAG
- a CDS encoding glycoside hydrolase 5 family protein: MVVDTFSRDKVRQGRDPTGSDVDPSREEDTIDTPTRTSATPGRRFGVNYTPRRGWFHAWHDFDPGLAREDLAQIADLGLDHVRVFHLWPLLQPNRALVRATAVDQLVRLVDLAGECGLDVLVDGVQGHLSSFDFYPEWTRSWHHRNVFTDPGAIEAQTLLLRTLGRALSGHPHLIGLQLGNELNNMVEHNPVSVAEVDHYLDTLLAAARDGLGEGRGLVTHSAYDAAWYGDDHPFTPEASARKGDLTTVHPWVFSADCASRYGSRSPQVRHLAEYGTELAAAYATDPVRPVWVQETGAPEPHIPAADAPDFARATLLNAAGCARLWGVTWWCSHDVDRSLADFPELEYTLGLFDSRGRPKPIAGALSATVAELRTTAAPPAPRTTALVLDCTPSTRSVSGPGGAFFDAWMRARQEGAAPAIVLAEHARDTAHLTARGITELIDARG; this comes from the coding sequence ATGGTGGTTGATACATTCTCCCGGGACAAGGTCCGGCAGGGCCGGGATCCGACGGGATCCGACGTGGACCCGTCTCGCGAGGAGGACACCATCGACACGCCCACGCGCACGTCCGCCACGCCCGGCCGCCGGTTCGGCGTCAACTACACCCCACGCCGGGGCTGGTTCCACGCCTGGCACGACTTCGACCCCGGGCTCGCCCGCGAGGATCTGGCACAGATCGCGGACCTGGGCCTGGACCACGTCCGGGTCTTCCACCTCTGGCCCCTGCTCCAGCCCAACCGCGCCCTTGTCCGGGCGACGGCCGTGGACCAGCTCGTCCGGCTGGTGGACCTGGCGGGAGAGTGCGGTCTGGACGTCCTCGTGGACGGCGTTCAAGGCCATCTCTCCAGCTTCGACTTCTACCCCGAGTGGACCCGCAGCTGGCACCACCGCAACGTCTTCACCGACCCCGGGGCGATCGAGGCCCAGACACTGCTGCTGCGCACCCTGGGCCGTGCCCTCTCCGGCCACCCCCACCTCATCGGCCTGCAGCTCGGCAACGAACTGAACAACATGGTCGAGCACAACCCGGTGTCCGTGGCCGAGGTCGACCACTACCTGGACACCCTGCTGGCCGCCGCGCGCGACGGGCTCGGGGAGGGCCGCGGCCTGGTCACGCACTCGGCGTACGACGCCGCCTGGTACGGCGACGACCACCCCTTCACCCCCGAGGCCTCGGCCCGCAAGGGCGACCTGACCACCGTCCACCCCTGGGTCTTCTCCGCCGACTGCGCCAGCCGCTACGGCTCCCGCTCACCCCAGGTGCGCCATCTCGCCGAGTACGGCACGGAGCTGGCGGCCGCGTACGCCACCGACCCGGTCCGCCCGGTCTGGGTCCAGGAGACCGGCGCCCCCGAGCCGCACATCCCGGCGGCCGACGCCCCCGACTTCGCCCGCGCGACCCTCCTGAACGCGGCCGGGTGCGCCCGTCTGTGGGGCGTCACCTGGTGGTGCTCGCACGACGTGGACCGCTCCCTGGCCGACTTCCCCGAACTGGAGTACACGCTCGGCCTGTTCGACTCCAGAGGCCGTCCCAAGCCGATCGCGGGCGCCCTGTCCGCGACGGTCGCGGAGCTCCGTACCACCGCCGCCCCACCGGCTCCGCGCACGACGGCGCTGGTGCTCGACTGCACGCCGTCCACCCGCTCGGTCTCAGGCCCCGGGGGCGCCTTCTTCGACGCCTGGATGCGCGCACGGCAGGAGGGCGCCGCCCCGGCGATCGTCCTGGCGGAGCACGCGCGGGACACGGCGCACCTCACGGCGAGGGGGATCACGGAACTGATCGACGCAAGGGGGTGA